Proteins encoded together in one Opisthocomus hoazin isolate bOpiHoa1 chromosome 27, bOpiHoa1.hap1, whole genome shotgun sequence window:
- the SUGP2 gene encoding SURP and G-patch domain-containing protein 2 isoform X1, which produces MASRRITRETFDAVVQDKVKRYRMERGDAMEDTIHHFKAHSRPVPRPRYEDSFHGDGRYTHGDAQHHPHDDWSEDTRDDYPGPSYRSASPLIRKDNYYHEQYGRPASRDREYGHPASHDREYGHPASRDREYGRPTSHDREYGCPASHDREYGGLASHDQDYGPPDSWESTGPHETDFSSSDILGDFRSPGLTEDEYGNMENQEYDVDFGIQSDSEFRPPIRRGGIGRGRALRGKRITRGAVKMKVFKGDIKTPLKKWNTKKLQPGPDQKPAMQPDEMPETAERPNQRPVTVPRPNQKLPPRPNQRPTITTQRPILRLPKPAHVFRNLNFDLVDKSDIFSTFGIEIIKWAGFHAIKNDAEFSRLFGALFELETETCAKMLASFKCSLKPEHRDYCFFTIKNLQHAALKTPKVDNEFLNMLLDKGAVKTKNCFFEIIKPFDKYIMRLQDRLLKGVTPLLMACNAYELSIKTSGFGNPREMANAFETTVSLCRKSLALLGQTFALASVFRQEKILEAVGLQEMAPAPTLFPNFDDSTLFGREYIENLKAWLEKSGYPIQMKKAEPESTVQLKKPSPDTKVKIPQRADRKVVETIEQLVNSIVSGTLSAKERNAQKDCPEYWFLSDEDSLEYKYYRLKLSEMQRQTSSGKEAGGEGRTLEEAATESVRAMLYARKVASIKRRLFKRKRLGVTTQHAVRGRKARRATIGTQTVLSAGTVLKHQDKHLQGSVQSKPSVSETSLSEKSSSLDATSSSQCATSSEVSLPAEERAGSEELLAPPELFPPLSSQFPDVDAKTMETAEKLAKFVAQVGPEIEQFSIDNSADNPDLWFLQDRNSSAFKFYRMKVYELCPSINFSAVSEVTDAGESAKPEERNLDISEEEEEEEEEEEEENEEEAEFEEDVSQPLEEMETEQAEEGEEDDISAGRSVENLAEEMISKTGEEISAGEMQLATSSDGAIPNLSTQASTPAPGTLFPRKRISSKSLKVGMIPASKRICLIEEPKVHEPVRIAYDRPRGCPVTKKKKKPKDLDFSHKKLTDRNVGFQMLQKMGWQEGHGLGTRGKGIREPVKVGATSAGEGLGVAGEENKEDAFDVFRQRMIQMYRQKRASK; this is translated from the exons ATGGCCTCTCGGCGGATCACACGGGAGACGTTCGATGCTGTGGTGCAGGACAAAGTTAAAAGGTATCGGATGGAGCGGGGCGATGCGATGGAGGACACGATCCATCACTTCAAAG CTCATTCAAGGCCAGTCCCAAGACCAAGATATGAAGATAGTTTTCACGGTGATGGAAGATACACTCATGGCGATGCCCAGCACCATCCACATGATGACTGGAGTGAAGACACTAGAGATGACTACCCAGGACCTTCTTATAGATCTGCTAGTCCTCTCATAAGGAAAGATAACTACTACCATGAACAGTATGGCCGCCCGGCGTCTCGTGACCGGGAGTATGGGCATCCAGCTTCGCATGACCGGGAGTACGGGCATCCAGCATCTCGCGATCGGGAATATGGGCGCCCGACTTCCCATGACCGGGAATATGGATGCCCAGCTTCCCATGACCGGGAGTACGGGGGCTTGGCTTCTCATGACCAGGACTATGGCCCTCCTGATTCCTGGGAATCCACCGGACCACATGAAACTGATTTTAGTTCTTCGGATATTTTGGGTGATTTTAGATCACCGGGACTTACGGAAGATGAATATGGCAACATGGAAAATCAGGAGTATGATGTGGACTTTGGAATTCAATCTGACAGCGAGTTCCGGCCCCCAATACGGAGGGGCGGCATTGGCAGGGGAAGAGCTCTGCGAGGAAAGCGTATTACAAGGGGCGCTGTCAAAATGAAAGTATTCAAAGGAGATATCAAAACTCCCCTAAAGAAATGGAACACTAAAAAACTGCAGCCAGGCCCTGATCAGAAGCCAGCTATGCAGCCTGATGAAATGCCAGAAACTGCCGAACGACCTAACCAGAGGCCAGTGACCGTCCCGCGCCCGAATCAAAAGTTGCCTCCACGACCTAATCAGAGGCCAACTATAACAACCCAGAGACCTATTCTCAGGCTCCCAAAGCCTGCGCATGTTTTCAGAAATCTCAATTTTGACCTCGTGGACAAATCAGACATTTTTTCAACATTTGGAATAGAAATTATAAAATGGGCTGGGTTTCACGCAATAAAAAACGATGCAGAATTTTCCCGGCTCTTTGGAGCTCTCTTTGAGCTAGAGACAGAGACCTGTGCAAAAATGCTTGCTTCATTCAAATGCTCCTTAAAGCCAGAACACCGAGATTATTGTTTCTTTACTATCAAGAATTTACAACATGCTGCTCTGAAAACTCCCAAAGTGGACAATGAGTTTTTAAATATGCTATTGGACAAGGGTGCTGTGAAAACAAAGAACTGcttctttgaaataataaaacCTTTTGATAAATACATAATGAGGCTACAAGACCGCCTCCTGAAAGGTGTTACACCGTTGCTTATGGCCTGCAATGCTTACGAATTAAGCATTAAGACGAGCGGTTTTGGTAATCCAAGAGAAATGGCAAATGCTTTTGAGACCACTGTTTCTCTTTGTCGTAAGTCTTTAGCACTTCTGGGTCAGACCTTCGCACTAGCATCTGTTTTTAGGCAAGAGAAAATACTTGAAGCCGTAGGGCTCCAGGAAATGGCTCCAGCACCAACACTATTCCCAAACTTTGATGATTCAACGTTGTTTGGAAGAGAGTACATTGAAAACTTGAAGGCTTGGTTGGAGAAAAGTGGATATCCGATTCAGATGAAAAAAGCTGAACCAGAGTCCACAGTACAGCTTAAAAAGCCCTCTCCTGACACAAAAGTTAAAA TCCCACAGCGAGCTGATCGGAAAGTTGTAGAGACAATTGAACAGCTAGTGAATAGCATTGTTTCAGGAACCTTGTCTGCCAAAGAGAGAAATGCTCAGAAGGACTGTCCTGAATATTG GTTCTTGTCTGATGAAGATAGTCTAGAATACAAGTATTACAGACTGAAGTTATCAGAAATGCAAAGGCAGACATCGTCTGGAAAGGAAGCGGGCGGCGAGGGCAGAACACTAGAAGAAGCTGCAACAGAATCGGTCAGGGCCATGTTGTATGCCAGGAAAGTAGCAAGTATTAAGAGAaggctatttaaaagaaaaaggcttgGCGTTACCACACAGCATGCTGTTCGAGGAAGGAAGGCAAGACGAGCAACCATCGGGACGCAGACAGTGCTTTCAGCTGGTACAGTGCTGAAGCACCAAGACAAGCACCTGCAAGGTTCGGTCCAGTCGAAGCCTTCTGTATCAGAAACCAGCCTGTCAGAGAAGAGTTCTTCCCTCGATGCAACGTCATCCTCCCAGTGTGCCACCAGTTCGGAGGTGTCTCTGCCAGCGGAAGAACGGGCAGGTTCTGAGGAATTGTTAGCACCACCTGAACTCTTCCCACCATTGTCCTCTCAGTTTCCTGATG TGGATGCTAAAACAATGGAAACTGCTGAGAAGCTTGCCAAGTTTGTTGCTCAGGTAGGACCAGAAATTGAGCAGTTCAGCATAGACAACAGTGCAGATAACCCAGACCTTTG GTTTCTACAGGATCGAAACAGTTCTGCTTTCAAATTTTACCGAATGAAAGTCTATGAGTTATGTCCATCTATTAACTTCAGTGCTGTGTCAGAAGTGACTGATGCTGGGGAAAGTGCTAAACCTGAAGAGAGAAATTTGGATAtttcagaagaggaagaggaggaagaagaggaggaggaagaagaaaatgaggaGGAAGCCGAGTTTGAGGAGGATGTCTCCCAGCCTTTGGAAGAAATGGAAACGGAGCAAGCAGAGGAGGGTGAAGAGGATGACATTTCAGCAGGTAGAAGTGTGGAAAACCTAGCTGAAgaaatgatttccaaaacagGAGAGGAAATTTCAGCAGGTGAAATGCAGCTAGCCACCTCATCTGATGGTGCTATACCAAATCTGTCGACACAGGCATCGACTCCTGCTCCTGGTACCCTATTTCCTCGCAAACGAATCAGCAGCAAGTCTCTGAAAGTTGGTATGATTCCTGCGTCTAAAAGGATTTGCCTCATAGAAGAGCCAAAAG TGCATGAACCTGTCAGAATTGCTTATGACAGGCCTCGTGGTTGCCCAGTTACAAAGAAGAAGAAG AAACCAAAAGACTTAGACTTTTCACACAAGAAACTGACAGACAGGAATGTGGGTTTCCAGATGCTTCAGAAGATGGGCTGGCAAGAAGGACATGGCCTTGGTACACGAGGAAAAGGAATCCGAGAGCCTGTAAAAGT GGGTGCTACCTCTGCAGGGGAGGGCTTGGGTGttgcaggggaagaaaataaagaagatgcATTTGATGTTTTCCGTCAGAGAATGATACAAATGTACAGGCAGAAAAGAGCAAGTAAATAG
- the SUGP2 gene encoding SURP and G-patch domain-containing protein 2 isoform X2 has translation MASRRITRETFDAVVQDKVKRYRMERGDAMEDTIHHFKAHSRPVPRPRYEDSFHGDGRYTHGDAQHHPHDDWSEDTRDDYPGPSYRSASPLIRKDNYYHEQYGRPASRDREYGHPASHDREYGHPASRDREYGRPTSHDREYGCPASHDREYGGLASHDQDYGPPDSWESTGPHETDFSSSDILGDFRSPGLTEDEYGNMENQEYDVDFGIQSDSEFRPPIRRGGIGRGRALRGKRITRGAVKMKVFKGDIKTPLKKWNTKKLQPGPDQKPAMQPDEMPETAERPNQRPVTVPRPNQKLPPRPNQRPTITTQRPILRLPKPAHVFRNLNFDLVDKSDIFSTFGIEIIKWAGFHAIKNDAEFSRLFGALFELETETCAKMLASFKCSLKPEHRDYCFFTIKNLQHAALKTPKVDNEFLNMLLDKGAVKTKNCFFEIIKPFDKYIMRLQDRLLKGVTPLLMACNAYELSIKTSGFGNPREMANAFETTVSLCRKSLALLGQTFALASVFRQEKILEAVGLQEMAPAPTLFPNFDDSTLFGREYIENLKAWLEKSGYPIQMKKAEPESTVQLKKPSPDTKVKIPQRADRKVVETIEQLVNSIVSGTLSAKERNAQKDCPEYWFLSDEDSLEYKYYRLKLSEMQRQTSSGKEAGGEGRTLEEAATESVRAMLYARKVASIKRRLFKRKRLGVTTQHAVRGRKARRATIGTQTVLSAGTVLKHQDKHLQGSVQSKPSVSETSLSEKSSSLDATSSSQCATSSEVSLPAEERAGSEELLAPPELFPPLSSQFPDVDAKTMETAEKLAKFVAQVGPEIEQFSIDNSADNPDLWFLQDRNSSAFKFYRMKVYELCPSINFSAVSEVTDAGESAKPEERNLDISEEEEEEEEEEEEENEEEAEFEEDVSQPLEEMETEQAEEGEEDDISAGRSVENLAEEMISKTGEEISAGEMQLATSSDGAIPNLSTQASTPAPGTLFPRKRISSKSLKVGMIPASKRICLIEEPKVHEPVRIAYDRPRGCPVTKKKKKPKDLDFSHKKLTDRNVGFQMLQKMGWQEGHGLGTRGKGIREPVKVSRLSSMKTASFSEHFN, from the exons ATGGCCTCTCGGCGGATCACACGGGAGACGTTCGATGCTGTGGTGCAGGACAAAGTTAAAAGGTATCGGATGGAGCGGGGCGATGCGATGGAGGACACGATCCATCACTTCAAAG CTCATTCAAGGCCAGTCCCAAGACCAAGATATGAAGATAGTTTTCACGGTGATGGAAGATACACTCATGGCGATGCCCAGCACCATCCACATGATGACTGGAGTGAAGACACTAGAGATGACTACCCAGGACCTTCTTATAGATCTGCTAGTCCTCTCATAAGGAAAGATAACTACTACCATGAACAGTATGGCCGCCCGGCGTCTCGTGACCGGGAGTATGGGCATCCAGCTTCGCATGACCGGGAGTACGGGCATCCAGCATCTCGCGATCGGGAATATGGGCGCCCGACTTCCCATGACCGGGAATATGGATGCCCAGCTTCCCATGACCGGGAGTACGGGGGCTTGGCTTCTCATGACCAGGACTATGGCCCTCCTGATTCCTGGGAATCCACCGGACCACATGAAACTGATTTTAGTTCTTCGGATATTTTGGGTGATTTTAGATCACCGGGACTTACGGAAGATGAATATGGCAACATGGAAAATCAGGAGTATGATGTGGACTTTGGAATTCAATCTGACAGCGAGTTCCGGCCCCCAATACGGAGGGGCGGCATTGGCAGGGGAAGAGCTCTGCGAGGAAAGCGTATTACAAGGGGCGCTGTCAAAATGAAAGTATTCAAAGGAGATATCAAAACTCCCCTAAAGAAATGGAACACTAAAAAACTGCAGCCAGGCCCTGATCAGAAGCCAGCTATGCAGCCTGATGAAATGCCAGAAACTGCCGAACGACCTAACCAGAGGCCAGTGACCGTCCCGCGCCCGAATCAAAAGTTGCCTCCACGACCTAATCAGAGGCCAACTATAACAACCCAGAGACCTATTCTCAGGCTCCCAAAGCCTGCGCATGTTTTCAGAAATCTCAATTTTGACCTCGTGGACAAATCAGACATTTTTTCAACATTTGGAATAGAAATTATAAAATGGGCTGGGTTTCACGCAATAAAAAACGATGCAGAATTTTCCCGGCTCTTTGGAGCTCTCTTTGAGCTAGAGACAGAGACCTGTGCAAAAATGCTTGCTTCATTCAAATGCTCCTTAAAGCCAGAACACCGAGATTATTGTTTCTTTACTATCAAGAATTTACAACATGCTGCTCTGAAAACTCCCAAAGTGGACAATGAGTTTTTAAATATGCTATTGGACAAGGGTGCTGTGAAAACAAAGAACTGcttctttgaaataataaaacCTTTTGATAAATACATAATGAGGCTACAAGACCGCCTCCTGAAAGGTGTTACACCGTTGCTTATGGCCTGCAATGCTTACGAATTAAGCATTAAGACGAGCGGTTTTGGTAATCCAAGAGAAATGGCAAATGCTTTTGAGACCACTGTTTCTCTTTGTCGTAAGTCTTTAGCACTTCTGGGTCAGACCTTCGCACTAGCATCTGTTTTTAGGCAAGAGAAAATACTTGAAGCCGTAGGGCTCCAGGAAATGGCTCCAGCACCAACACTATTCCCAAACTTTGATGATTCAACGTTGTTTGGAAGAGAGTACATTGAAAACTTGAAGGCTTGGTTGGAGAAAAGTGGATATCCGATTCAGATGAAAAAAGCTGAACCAGAGTCCACAGTACAGCTTAAAAAGCCCTCTCCTGACACAAAAGTTAAAA TCCCACAGCGAGCTGATCGGAAAGTTGTAGAGACAATTGAACAGCTAGTGAATAGCATTGTTTCAGGAACCTTGTCTGCCAAAGAGAGAAATGCTCAGAAGGACTGTCCTGAATATTG GTTCTTGTCTGATGAAGATAGTCTAGAATACAAGTATTACAGACTGAAGTTATCAGAAATGCAAAGGCAGACATCGTCTGGAAAGGAAGCGGGCGGCGAGGGCAGAACACTAGAAGAAGCTGCAACAGAATCGGTCAGGGCCATGTTGTATGCCAGGAAAGTAGCAAGTATTAAGAGAaggctatttaaaagaaaaaggcttgGCGTTACCACACAGCATGCTGTTCGAGGAAGGAAGGCAAGACGAGCAACCATCGGGACGCAGACAGTGCTTTCAGCTGGTACAGTGCTGAAGCACCAAGACAAGCACCTGCAAGGTTCGGTCCAGTCGAAGCCTTCTGTATCAGAAACCAGCCTGTCAGAGAAGAGTTCTTCCCTCGATGCAACGTCATCCTCCCAGTGTGCCACCAGTTCGGAGGTGTCTCTGCCAGCGGAAGAACGGGCAGGTTCTGAGGAATTGTTAGCACCACCTGAACTCTTCCCACCATTGTCCTCTCAGTTTCCTGATG TGGATGCTAAAACAATGGAAACTGCTGAGAAGCTTGCCAAGTTTGTTGCTCAGGTAGGACCAGAAATTGAGCAGTTCAGCATAGACAACAGTGCAGATAACCCAGACCTTTG GTTTCTACAGGATCGAAACAGTTCTGCTTTCAAATTTTACCGAATGAAAGTCTATGAGTTATGTCCATCTATTAACTTCAGTGCTGTGTCAGAAGTGACTGATGCTGGGGAAAGTGCTAAACCTGAAGAGAGAAATTTGGATAtttcagaagaggaagaggaggaagaagaggaggaggaagaagaaaatgaggaGGAAGCCGAGTTTGAGGAGGATGTCTCCCAGCCTTTGGAAGAAATGGAAACGGAGCAAGCAGAGGAGGGTGAAGAGGATGACATTTCAGCAGGTAGAAGTGTGGAAAACCTAGCTGAAgaaatgatttccaaaacagGAGAGGAAATTTCAGCAGGTGAAATGCAGCTAGCCACCTCATCTGATGGTGCTATACCAAATCTGTCGACACAGGCATCGACTCCTGCTCCTGGTACCCTATTTCCTCGCAAACGAATCAGCAGCAAGTCTCTGAAAGTTGGTATGATTCCTGCGTCTAAAAGGATTTGCCTCATAGAAGAGCCAAAAG TGCATGAACCTGTCAGAATTGCTTATGACAGGCCTCGTGGTTGCCCAGTTACAAAGAAGAAGAAG AAACCAAAAGACTTAGACTTTTCACACAAGAAACTGACAGACAGGAATGTGGGTTTCCAGATGCTTCAGAAGATGGGCTGGCAAGAAGGACATGGCCTTGGTACACGAGGAAAAGGAATCCGAGAGCCTGTAAAAGT
- the SUGP2 gene encoding SURP and G-patch domain-containing protein 2 isoform X3, which translates to MASRRITRETFDAVVQDKVKRYRMERGDAMEDTIHHFKAHSRPVPRPRYEDSFHGDGRYTHGDAQHHPHDDWSEDTRDDYPGPSYRSASPLIRKDNYYHEQYGRPASRDREYGHPASHDREYGHPASRDREYGRPTSHDREYGCPASHDREYGGLASHDQDYGPPDSWESTGPHETDFSSSDILGDFRSPGLTEDEYGNMENQEYDVDFGIQSDSEFRPPIRRGGIGRGRALRGKRITRGAVKMKVFKGDIKTPLKKWNTKKLQPGPDQKPAMQPDEMPETAERPNQRPVTVPRPNQKLPPRPNQRPTITTQRPILRLPKPAHVFRNLNFDLVDKSDIFSTFGIEIIKWAGFHAIKNDAEFSRLFGALFELETETCAKMLASFKCSLKPEHRDYCFFTIKNLQHAALKTPKVDNEFLNMLLDKGAVKTKNCFFEIIKPFDKYIMRLQDRLLKGVTPLLMACNAYELSIKTSGFGNPREMANAFETTVSLCRKSLALLGQTFALASVFRQEKILEAVGLQEMAPAPTLFPNFDDSTLFGREYIENLKAWLEKSGYPIQMKKAEPESTVQLKKPSPDTKVKIPQRADRKVVETIEQLVNSIVSGTLSAKERNAQKDCPEYWFLSDEDSLEYKYYRLKLSEMQRQTSSGKEAGGEGRTLEEAATESVRAMLYARKVASIKRRLFKRKRLGVTTQHAVRGRKARRATIGTQTVLSAGTVLKHQDKHLQGSVQSKPSVSETSLSEKSSSLDATSSSQCATSSEVSLPAEERAGSEELLAPPELFPPLSSQFPDVDAKTMETAEKLAKFVAQVGPEIEQFSIDNSADNPDLWFLQDRNSSAFKFYRMKVYELCPSINFSAVSEVTDAGESAKPEERNLDISEEEEEEEEEEEEENEEEAEFEEDVSQPLEEMETEQAEEGEEDDISAGIDSCSWYPISSQTNQQQVSESWYDSCV; encoded by the exons ATGGCCTCTCGGCGGATCACACGGGAGACGTTCGATGCTGTGGTGCAGGACAAAGTTAAAAGGTATCGGATGGAGCGGGGCGATGCGATGGAGGACACGATCCATCACTTCAAAG CTCATTCAAGGCCAGTCCCAAGACCAAGATATGAAGATAGTTTTCACGGTGATGGAAGATACACTCATGGCGATGCCCAGCACCATCCACATGATGACTGGAGTGAAGACACTAGAGATGACTACCCAGGACCTTCTTATAGATCTGCTAGTCCTCTCATAAGGAAAGATAACTACTACCATGAACAGTATGGCCGCCCGGCGTCTCGTGACCGGGAGTATGGGCATCCAGCTTCGCATGACCGGGAGTACGGGCATCCAGCATCTCGCGATCGGGAATATGGGCGCCCGACTTCCCATGACCGGGAATATGGATGCCCAGCTTCCCATGACCGGGAGTACGGGGGCTTGGCTTCTCATGACCAGGACTATGGCCCTCCTGATTCCTGGGAATCCACCGGACCACATGAAACTGATTTTAGTTCTTCGGATATTTTGGGTGATTTTAGATCACCGGGACTTACGGAAGATGAATATGGCAACATGGAAAATCAGGAGTATGATGTGGACTTTGGAATTCAATCTGACAGCGAGTTCCGGCCCCCAATACGGAGGGGCGGCATTGGCAGGGGAAGAGCTCTGCGAGGAAAGCGTATTACAAGGGGCGCTGTCAAAATGAAAGTATTCAAAGGAGATATCAAAACTCCCCTAAAGAAATGGAACACTAAAAAACTGCAGCCAGGCCCTGATCAGAAGCCAGCTATGCAGCCTGATGAAATGCCAGAAACTGCCGAACGACCTAACCAGAGGCCAGTGACCGTCCCGCGCCCGAATCAAAAGTTGCCTCCACGACCTAATCAGAGGCCAACTATAACAACCCAGAGACCTATTCTCAGGCTCCCAAAGCCTGCGCATGTTTTCAGAAATCTCAATTTTGACCTCGTGGACAAATCAGACATTTTTTCAACATTTGGAATAGAAATTATAAAATGGGCTGGGTTTCACGCAATAAAAAACGATGCAGAATTTTCCCGGCTCTTTGGAGCTCTCTTTGAGCTAGAGACAGAGACCTGTGCAAAAATGCTTGCTTCATTCAAATGCTCCTTAAAGCCAGAACACCGAGATTATTGTTTCTTTACTATCAAGAATTTACAACATGCTGCTCTGAAAACTCCCAAAGTGGACAATGAGTTTTTAAATATGCTATTGGACAAGGGTGCTGTGAAAACAAAGAACTGcttctttgaaataataaaacCTTTTGATAAATACATAATGAGGCTACAAGACCGCCTCCTGAAAGGTGTTACACCGTTGCTTATGGCCTGCAATGCTTACGAATTAAGCATTAAGACGAGCGGTTTTGGTAATCCAAGAGAAATGGCAAATGCTTTTGAGACCACTGTTTCTCTTTGTCGTAAGTCTTTAGCACTTCTGGGTCAGACCTTCGCACTAGCATCTGTTTTTAGGCAAGAGAAAATACTTGAAGCCGTAGGGCTCCAGGAAATGGCTCCAGCACCAACACTATTCCCAAACTTTGATGATTCAACGTTGTTTGGAAGAGAGTACATTGAAAACTTGAAGGCTTGGTTGGAGAAAAGTGGATATCCGATTCAGATGAAAAAAGCTGAACCAGAGTCCACAGTACAGCTTAAAAAGCCCTCTCCTGACACAAAAGTTAAAA TCCCACAGCGAGCTGATCGGAAAGTTGTAGAGACAATTGAACAGCTAGTGAATAGCATTGTTTCAGGAACCTTGTCTGCCAAAGAGAGAAATGCTCAGAAGGACTGTCCTGAATATTG GTTCTTGTCTGATGAAGATAGTCTAGAATACAAGTATTACAGACTGAAGTTATCAGAAATGCAAAGGCAGACATCGTCTGGAAAGGAAGCGGGCGGCGAGGGCAGAACACTAGAAGAAGCTGCAACAGAATCGGTCAGGGCCATGTTGTATGCCAGGAAAGTAGCAAGTATTAAGAGAaggctatttaaaagaaaaaggcttgGCGTTACCACACAGCATGCTGTTCGAGGAAGGAAGGCAAGACGAGCAACCATCGGGACGCAGACAGTGCTTTCAGCTGGTACAGTGCTGAAGCACCAAGACAAGCACCTGCAAGGTTCGGTCCAGTCGAAGCCTTCTGTATCAGAAACCAGCCTGTCAGAGAAGAGTTCTTCCCTCGATGCAACGTCATCCTCCCAGTGTGCCACCAGTTCGGAGGTGTCTCTGCCAGCGGAAGAACGGGCAGGTTCTGAGGAATTGTTAGCACCACCTGAACTCTTCCCACCATTGTCCTCTCAGTTTCCTGATG TGGATGCTAAAACAATGGAAACTGCTGAGAAGCTTGCCAAGTTTGTTGCTCAGGTAGGACCAGAAATTGAGCAGTTCAGCATAGACAACAGTGCAGATAACCCAGACCTTTG GTTTCTACAGGATCGAAACAGTTCTGCTTTCAAATTTTACCGAATGAAAGTCTATGAGTTATGTCCATCTATTAACTTCAGTGCTGTGTCAGAAGTGACTGATGCTGGGGAAAGTGCTAAACCTGAAGAGAGAAATTTGGATAtttcagaagaggaagaggaggaagaagaggaggaggaagaagaaaatgaggaGGAAGCCGAGTTTGAGGAGGATGTCTCCCAGCCTTTGGAAGAAATGGAAACGGAGCAAGCAGAGGAGGGTGAAGAGGATGACATTTCAGCAG GCATCGACTCCTGCTCCTGGTACCCTATTTCCTCGCAAACGAATCAGCAGCAAGTCTCTGAAAGTTGGTATGATTCCTGCGTCTAA
- the ARMC6 gene encoding armadillo repeat-containing protein 6 produces MGSKQIAQETFDDAVQENITEFEMDPEEAVREAVQQFESQGVDLSNIVKAVRQPASENGQKQKHEILLTLDSLGRAVADSDLAELAEQLVVFTDQCKEQLAFRYLAGQNGAYSVVFSACQLASGDRNLMLKAFYTLSAILDGQPDLLDSAGQDLLLRTLKEYREDAEVMLAGMRCVRHACLKHEQNRQDFVKGGILPLLTGAIVQHGDSADVVRTASSALRIMTFDDDIRVPFGHAHDHAKMIVLENDGLRVLIEAAKAFTDNSGVLSELCATLSRLSVRNEFCQEIVDLGGLNFMVSLLADCIDHPDVVKQVLSAIRAVAGNDDVKDAIVNAGGTDLIVLSISRHLASPQICEQGCAALCMLALRKPENCNVIMEGGGALAALQAMKAHPREVAVQKQACMLIRNLVSRSRDFSQPILEMGAENLITEARAAHKDCDDVAKAALRDLGCKVELRELWTGQKGSLAQ; encoded by the exons ATGGGATCAAAACAGATTGCACAGGAAACATTTGACGATGCAGtccaagaaaacattacagagtttGAAATGGATCCAGAAGAGGCTGTGAGAGAAGCTGTGCAGCAGTTCGAGTCCCAAG GTGTTGACCTAAGCAATATTGTGAAAGCTGTGCGGCAGCCTGCTTCTGAAAATGGTCAAAAGCAAAAGCATGAAATTTTGCTG ACTTTAGATTCCCTTGGGAGAGCCGTTGCTGACTCCGACCTTGCTGAGCTGGCCGAGCAGCTGGTGGTCTTCACTGATCAGTGCAAAGAACAGCTGGCTTTCCGCTACCTGGCTGGGCAGAATGGTGCCTATTCGGTGGTATTCTCTGCCTGCCAGTTGGCTTCAGGAGACAGAAATTTAATGCTGAAAGCCTTTTATACTCTGTCTGCCATCTTGGATGGGCAGCCAGACCTGCTTGATTCTGCTGGCCAGGATCTACTGCTACGAACTCTGAAAGAGTATAGGGAGGATGCGGAAGTGATGCTGGCTGGGATGCGATGCGTTCGGCATGCCTGTCTGAAACATGAGCAGAATCGCCAGGACTTTGTGAAAGGAGGGATTCTCCCACTTCTGACCGGAGCTATAGTCCAGCACGGAGACAGTGCTGACGTCGTCCGAACGGCCTCCTCGGCGCTCCGGATCATGACGTTTGATGATGACATCCGCGTGCCCTTTGGCCATGCTCATGATCATGCCAAGATGATTGTGTTGGAAAACGATGGGTTAAGAGTCCTCATTGAAGCTGCGAAAG CATTCACAGATAACTCCGGTGTTCTCAGTGAACTGTGTGCCACCCTTTCTCGCCTCTCTGTCAGGAACGAATTCTGTCAAGAAATTGTGGACCTTGGCGGCTTGAATTTTATGGTGTCTCTGCTGGCTGACTGCATCGACCATCCG GACGTGGTGAAGCAGGTGCTGAGTGCCATCCGAGCGGTGGCAGGTAACGACGACGTGAAAGATGCCATCGTTAATGCTGGGGGGACGGACCTTATTGTGCTCTCTATAAGCCGTCACCTTGCCAGCCCTCAG ATCTGTGAGCAAGGTTGTGCAGCCTTGTGCATGCTGGCTTTGCGCAAGCCCGAGAACTGTAATGTCATCATGGAAGGCGGAGGGGCGTTGGCAGCTCTTCAGGCTATGAAAGCACACCCACGAGAAGTGGCCGTACAG AAACAGGCTTGCATGCTGATCCGCAACCTGGTCTCCCGGAGCCGGGACTTTTCTCAGCCCATCTTAGAGATGGGAGCTGAGAACCTAATAACAGAAGCTCGTGCAGCACACAAGGACTGCGACGACGTGGCCAAAGCTGCGCTGAGGGATCTCGGCTGCAAAGTGGAGCTCCGAGAGCTGTGGACAGGTCAGAAGGGAAGCCTAGCTCAGTGA